The nucleotide sequence GTTGTTTTGAATATTTTATAACATGCAGAACAAAACACAACAAACACTATGTGATCCAGAAATATGATATATCATTATTATTATCTGGTAAAATAGTATTGCATGAACATTAACGCAATACACTTGGTCCACGATGATGCATTACCAACTCTCTGCACATAAGTGGATGCAGAATGTCCTCATAAGGTCTAAATTGACTCATCCACTTTTCAGTGAAATTATAATGCACCTCTAGTTTTGTTCAGTGGACGATGTGTGGATGAAAAATATAATTAAGTGATAAGGGAAACTGGGCCAATGCTATTTTCTCAAAGCTTCTTTTGAAAGGTGGTATGCATATTCTTCTAGGCCACTGCACTGGTTGCTATGCTACAGCGTATTTCTTTCAAAAGTAAATGGCAAGCAACCGACCATATAATTTTAAAATATTTCTTATGGTTAAAACCTTATTTCCTTTATCACATTTGCAGGCCTCTCACATATTGGAACAACTTGATCCTGAGCTATTTAGCCGGTTTGCTTCAAAGCCGGAGCTAATTTTCCTgtcgtgtttgccggtgactccTAACTTCCATCGTGTGGCGGAGTTGCCCTATGGGTTTTCAGATGGCCCTCGCCTAGCTTATGTAAGTGCTAGACCTCTCTGGTGAACTCCATACCAAAGATTATTTTCTGTATCATCCCTTCAACGTTTTTCTAACAATTTTCCCCTTAAATGCTTTTGTTAAACGCAACCAAATCCTCTGTATGGTGTAAGGACTTACATCTGATAGTGAGTCAACAATAAATCATGTAATAAACGAGAGAACCTAGGCTAGTCTTCCTACATCTAATTAAATGATTCATCACTATTCTGTCTAATATACTCTTACACAATTCTGTTGCCAAAACAAGGCAGTATTCTCTCTGGTTTCCTTATAGGTTTGTTGAGCATGCTTGTTTTATTGTGGTCTGATGCACATACTTGGTGCATATCTGGGCTGTGTTGGTGCTGTAATTATGGACTTATATGCTTTTTCATTCCATGTTTGGACTTAGGATGACCTGACAAAAGCTTACAAGAGGACGGTTGATGTCGGTAGGAAACTTGATGACTTCCGTCAGCATCCACAGTTCAGTGTTCTTGCAAGTTCACTTGTCACAAGCCGAGTTGTGGAGTGCCTCAAATTGTCAAAGGCAAGGGAGCTGATATCTTGTTTTATTGCAGTATCAATGTTGCATGATTATATGCCTTTCTATTGCAATATCCGCATAGCATGATCCACATTATCCAGATATGAATTTCCCTATTTTTGTCAGTTTTACTAAAATTATACACTGTCAGAGCCTCCCTTGCAGTTTTCCGGTCAAGTTCTCCTGCCGTATTGTCAGATCTGTAGATACTCAATAAAAAACAATTAAACCAAAGTCTGTACTTCATAACCTCAACTCCACACGCACTTGTGTGCGCACCACTTCTCTGTCATATAATACAGTAAAAAGACATGTTAGCTTATTTTGATGCGTCTCTTAAAAGCATCATAACAGTCCTTTTAATATGGTTAGATTAGGTGTGTTTTATTTGAAGCAGCTCTTGTTTATTTTGTTCCCACTCACACATATGGATTATGCATTTGACAGTATTATCTGGTTCCCATGTTTGTCCATCCCTTTTCCATTAATTGCTTTCCATCTCCAAACATGCACTCAGTAGTTGACTTGCACCATATGATATTCAAATTGTTCTGGCACTTTACCTGATTGTAGTGGAGAATAGCGCATACACCAATCTTCCACATTGATATGTTGCCCTCTGTAAACAGATTAAACACAACCGACAAAACATAGCTGTTTCATCTAGTCCCCTCTAAGTTTAATTCGGTTAATTTCGAAGGATGAGTATCAGGTTCAGTGAAAGAAAAGCTGTTTGTTTTTGTTATTATTCAAAACAAAGAATTACCAATATGTAGTTTGAGGTGGCATTGCTGCTTATGTCATATGCTTTCACTTGCTTGTTaacatttttatttatttgcagTTACACTCTAAAAAGACAGATAAGGAATCATCAACAGACACACATGGAATGAAATGGTTGAAGGATGCCATTCTCAGCAAACGGTCCGATAATGCTTTTCGGGGTACTATGGTCGGTGATCCGAAGATTAGATTGCATGAAATTGGCGTCCCTGTGGATTTAGCTTCGAACTTGGTTGTTTCTGAGCATGTTAACTCCTACAACTTTGACAGCATAAATTCGAAGTGCAACAGTTACCTTCTTGCCAATGAAAAACTAGTCATTAAGCGTAGTGGAAAGACAATTATTGTTCGGAAGCCAAATCAGCTGGTAATTGGCGACACTGTGCACAGGCTATTGCAGGATGGTGATCTTATTCTTATCAACAGGCCACCGTCAGTACATCAACATTCCCTCATTGGACTCTCTGCAAAATTACTCCCAGTTCAGTCGGTACTTTCAATCAACCCACTCTGTTGTGCACCACTCGCGGGAGATTTTGATGGGGACTGTTTGCATGGATATGTCCCACAGTCCATACAGTCAAGAGTTGAGCTTGGGGAGTTAGTTAGTTTGAGCCACCAACTATTGAACGCGCAAGATGGGCGAAGTTTGGTGTCATTAACACATGACTCTCTAGCTGCAGCATATCTGTTAACAAGCTCAGAGGTTTTACTAAAGAAAACTGAAGTTCAGCAATTTCAAATGTTATTATGCCATCCACTCTCGCCGACACCAGGGCCAGCAATAATGAAATCTATACACTCTCATGGTCCACTGTGGACCGGTAAGCAGTTGTTCAGCATGCTGCTTCCGTCTGATATGAGTTTCAACATTGAGCCTAAGGTACACATCATAGACGGTGAAGTTCTTGCCTGCCCATCTGAATCTTTTTGGCTGCAGAATAGCATATCTGGCCTTTTTTCTGTCATGTTCAAACAATATGgcgacaaggctcttgagttactCTCTTCTGCTCAGGATGTACTATGTGAGTTTTTAACCATGAGAGGTTTAAGTGTCAGTCTTTCGGATATCTATCTGTTCCCAGACCATGACTCGAGGAGAAAACTAGCTGATGGAGTTAATCTGGCATTGGATGATGCTGAAGAGGCTTTTCGTATTAAACAGATATTGCTAAGTCCAGATTCCATACCGATTCTGAAATGTTATGACGACTCTGCTGATTTATCACAATCTTATGAACAGTCCAGTTTCATTCGGAGCAATCTGCCAATTATAAAATCTTCAATCATGGCATTTAAGAGTGTATTCAGTGATCTTCAGAAGATGGTTCAACAGCACACAGCCAAAAATAATTCAATGATGATGATGACTAATGCAGGAAGTAAGGGTAGCATGTTGAAGTTTGTGCAACAAACTGCATGCGTCGGTCTTCAACTTCCAGCAAACAGATTCCCCTTTAGAATTCCGTCGGAACTCTCATGTGCCAGCTGGAATAGGCATAAATCTGAGGGCACGGGTGAATGCTTGGGAGGCCAAAACTTGTATGCTGTGATCAGGAATTCCTTTGCTGGCGGTTTAAATCCATTGGAGTGTCTTCTTCATTCGATATCTGGCAGAGCAAACTTCTTCAGTGAGAATGCAGATGTTCCCGGGACTTTAACAAGAAAACTAATGTATCACCTGAGGGATGTATATGTTGCTTATGATGGGACTGTTAGAAGTTCTTACGGGCAGCAGATAATGCAGTTCACTTATGATACTGCTGAAGACATGTGCAGTGATCGCAATCCGGAAGGTGAACTTGGTGCCCCTGTTGGTTCCTGGGCTGCTTGTTCCATTTCAGAAGCTGCATATGGAGCTTTGGATCACCCAGTGAACAGCTTAGAGGAATCTCCTCTCATGAATTTGCAGGTTACGCTCTTTTACTATATTGTTTCACGGCCCATGATTATTGTGATGTCTCTTTTCTTTCTTCTGATACTACTTTACATTAATTTCAGGATGTATTGAAGTGCCAGAAGGGTGGTACTTCTATGGATCATGTTGGTTTGCTTTTCCTGTCAAAGCAtctaaaaaaatatagatatggtTTGGAATATGCATCGCTAGAAGTTAAGGATCATCTCGAGCCAGTGAACTTCTCTGATTTGGTTGACACCGTCATGATCCTGTCAGTACATTTGAATCATCTTTTTCCTATCACTTTACGTTGAAGTACTttctaattaattaatatttttttgcattttgttttgcagACATGGGGGATGTGGCATACAGTCAACAAAAGGAAGCCCATGGATTACTCATTTTCATCTAAGCCAGGTCTTATTCTTTCGAAGTAACCACACTTCCTATTTTATAAGGGTCATTAAGCTGATGTCTTAAATAAATATTTAAACTTGTACGTACATGCAGGAAATGATGATGAAAAAAAGATTGGGACTAAGACTTGTTGTGGAAGAGATTACAGAACAATACAATGCCAAAAGAGACAAGTTAAACATCCCTAAAGTTTATATTTCGAAGGGGTAAGTTCAGAAACTATTTGGTTCCCATGAAAAAATTGTTCGTGTTAAAATTAGTATTTGTATGTCTCTCTGTTTCTTTTTGTCTAACCACTAATTTGGTGTGCCAACTGCTTCCATGTTCTCGCTAACGTGAAAATGAAGATAGAGTATATGCCCTGTTAATATACTCAACTCTCCTTTCCGCCCTCGCTCTCAGCATGGTAATTATCACTAACAATCATGGCAACATATAAGTTAGATTCTGTTGATGTTTACCAATCAGGGGATAAACATTTTGGTGTGTATGCTACGAAGTAATTGTATTTCAGCAGCATCAGTTTATAGTGTGTGTGCTTCATTTCTTTGTCGAAATGATGTCATGAAGGGTAAATACCGCTGGGAAGATGGTCAGGCGGCTGTTTGAGAGAGGGATTAGATTAGGGATTGCGAGGATGAAGTAGATGACAGATAGGTCATAATTCTTCTTGCTTGATCATTCATCTCAAGGCCTCAAGGGGTCAAGTAACAACCCAAGCTAGGCAGCAAACTGAACATCTTGTCCCTAGTTGGTGTAAGGCTTGGCTCAAGGGATATCTTCTCCCTAAATGATTACTAATTCCTAGTTAATAATACTGTTCACAAACTTAAAGATAACACAATTATATCCCTTAGTTGGAGCCAGCTAGGGCCGTCCTTACCTAGCATTTGGGTGACCTTTTTTCTCTCCAAATACTAGATTTTAATCTATTCATCATATAGTATTGGTCTTTTCTGGAACACCTATAAAGTTTGCGTCATTTCGTTAGGTAAAACAATAGCTGTTCATGGTAGCAATTGAACTATTCAAGATACAATGCTGTTATCCATTGATGGGTTACCTCACATCAATGTTAGACCAAGCCAGCTAACTCATTAAATGAGTTATCTCTTACATCTTAATATAGTTAAAATTACCACAACAAAAGAGTAGATATTTTGTATTAGAGGAGCAACTATATAGTACAAGAGACTTGGAATACAAGGAAGGAAATCTAGACTAATACAGACACCTAGACCAATACTAATACTACTCAACAGTTTTTATCTAAAAAATTACATTGTAGTTAAATCCAACTATTGCATTGCCTGCCCTAGTGATATATACACATCAATATTTCAACAAACATGTCAGGCATTAGATGTGAGGTGAATTGTAGGCTATgaagtgcttatgtatgttatacATTATGCGAATGCCTACTTTACTTTTTCTCTTTGAGCTTCTGCAATATATATTTTGACATGTAATACTTCTACCCTGCAGCAAATGTTCTGCTGACAATGAGTGCGGTAACAGGCAGACTTGCTGTATCACTGTGGTAACACAGGATGATTCAGACTCTATGTCTCTATTGGAGACTATCAAGAAAAGGGTGATTCCAAACCTCCTGGCCTTACTAGTGAAAGGTAATTATGGTTCGATAGATCTTCCGAAACATGTTTTCTATATTTGTGCTAAGGAACTCCTTCACTTTACTAGATCGAGTTCTAGAACATATAATTTTATTTTTCTACATTTCATGGTACAAAGGTAAAGTTGTTTTCGCTGCAACTTGTATGATTCAGTCTTCTGATGTTCTCATAAATTTGAGGACCCTTTATGTGACTTCTATGTTTCAAATATCACATACTAACTTGATTCCTTCAGTACAGAGCATGCGGATTATATTTGATGCACAATACTTGTTTTcctttgcaggatttttggaattTAAGAAAGTTGAGATCCAGTGTCAAGAGGACAGTGAACTTATTGTGAAAGTTATTATGTCTGAGGAGCACTGCAAGAGTGTGAAGTTTTGGGCTACTCTACAAAAGTCTTGCATAGCAATTATGGAGTTGATTGACTGGGAGAGGAGCCGGCCAGGGAGCGTATATGATATTTTTTGCTCATATGGCATAGACTCAGCATGGAAATACTTTGTTGAAGTATATATTTTCTTCTCTTTATTTTGATTTTCACTTCTCTAAACATTTGGGTCAAATTGTTTTGAAGCCTTGCCAGTGATAATTTCTTCTATAGCTTTGATGTTTCCTCATTCCTTGTGCAGTCCTTAAGATCAAAAACTGATGATATTGGAAGGAATATTTGCCGCGAACACTTGCTGGTTGTGGCAAATTGCCTGTCTGTAAGTGGGCAGTTCCATGGACTAAGCAGTCAAGGTTTGAAGCAACAACGGACTCGATTATCAATCTCATCTCCATTTTCTGAAGCTTGTTTTTCTGTGAGTAATTTAGGCTTCTTCTTTACTGCAAGATTTTCCCTTTTAAAGTGCGGTGAACAAATTCTTACTTGATGTCATGTTCTGCAGAGGCCTGCACATACTTTTATAAACGCTGCAAAGCAGTCTTCAGTGGACAATCTCTGTGGTACTGTAGATGCAATGGCCTGGGGCAAGGAGCCTACTACTGGGACATCAGGTCCTTTCAAGATTATTTATTCTGGGAAGGTGAGTATTGTAACTACTGTCAAATTTAGGCGCATGCTTTTTTAGAGGCATTTCATTGTACTCCCGAAAATGAAAAAAGTTAAAGCAAATTGAGGCCTTCATATACAACTGTCCTCTACTCCACTGCTATAGATTCATGCATTTAGTTTTCGAGAGCATAGTGCCAGATATATTTTCCCAGATACCTGTCTGTGATCAGGCTGTGGGATGCTTGAACTGTCTGTCTCATGATGTTGGGATTATTTTGTAACCAGTGAGTTAAACTTGGCCAAGTGATAAATGGATAAATATACGCTT is from Triticum aestivum cultivar Chinese Spring chromosome 1B, IWGSC CS RefSeq v2.1, whole genome shotgun sequence and encodes:
- the LOC123113199 gene encoding DNA-directed RNA polymerase IV subunit 1, giving the protein MEEPNAEMGMPTGELKGIAFYLMTNTEMEKSSSASIIEPSDVSSAKLGLPNGAPQCETCGAQTVRECDGHSGVIKLPATVFNPHLFEEVVQLLNQICPGCHTPKQNRDSKRSDGATSQATCKYCSKDGTKQYPDVIFKTLKSPRITLSKAKLLRDPDFMDKISLTAEVADSVTGSPEVLPLDYWDFVPHHHPPQSNMTKILLSPYQASHILEQLDPELFSRFASKPELIFLSCLPVTPNFHRVAELPYGFSDGPRLAYDDLTKAYKRTVDVGRKLDDFRQHPQFSVLASSLVTSRVVECLKLSKLHSKKTDKESSTDTHGMKWLKDAILSKRSDNAFRGTMVGDPKIRLHEIGVPVDLASNLVVSEHVNSYNFDSINSKCNSYLLANEKLVIKRSGKTIIVRKPNQLVIGDTVHRLLQDGDLILINRPPSVHQHSLIGLSAKLLPVQSVLSINPLCCAPLAGDFDGDCLHGYVPQSIQSRVELGELVSLSHQLLNAQDGRSLVSLTHDSLAAAYLLTSSEVLLKKTEVQQFQMLLCHPLSPTPGPAIMKSIHSHGPLWTGKQLFSMLLPSDMSFNIEPKVHIIDGEVLACPSESFWLQNSISGLFSVMFKQYGDKALELLSSAQDVLCEFLTMRGLSVSLSDIYLFPDHDSRRKLADGVNLALDDAEEAFRIKQILLSPDSIPILKCYDDSADLSQSYEQSSFIRSNLPIIKSSIMAFKSVFSDLQKMVQQHTAKNNSMMMMTNAGSKGSMLKFVQQTACVGLQLPANRFPFRIPSELSCASWNRHKSEGTGECLGGQNLYAVIRNSFAGGLNPLECLLHSISGRANFFSENADVPGTLTRKLMYHLRDVYVAYDGTVRSSYGQQIMQFTYDTAEDMCSDRNPEGELGAPVGSWAACSISEAAYGALDHPVNSLEESPLMNLQDVLKCQKGGTSMDHVGLLFLSKHLKKYRYGLEYASLEVKDHLEPVNFSDLVDTVMILHGGCGIQSTKGSPWITHFHLSQEMMMKKRLGLRLVVEEITEQYNAKRDKLNIPKVYISKGKCSADNECGNRQTCCITVVTQDDSDSMSLLETIKKRVIPNLLALLVKGFLEFKKVEIQCQEDSELIVKVIMSEEHCKSVKFWATLQKSCIAIMELIDWERSRPGSVYDIFCSYGIDSAWKYFVESLRSKTDDIGRNICREHLLVVANCLSVSGQFHGLSSQGLKQQRTRLSISSPFSEACFSRPAHTFINAAKQSSVDNLCGTVDAMAWGKEPTTGTSGPFKIIYSGKAHAPIPNENIYDFLNSPEVRQAPGEAFLNGSTISVEQDFLVATVGIWDNIIDMRTCLQNMLREYQLNECVGELDKSRVIEALRFHPRGREKIGAGIKDIKIGHHPSHPGTRCFIMVRDDGTTEDFSYKKCVQAAADSISPELGRYVERILRNRAVSSQC